In Stieleria varia, one genomic interval encodes:
- a CDS encoding CpaF family protein, whose protein sequence is MSFNQSTPPDEKPSARELFTRTSLRLPGERIRAESSRQSSRSFASASPGSQAGGNASFASVKAAMHTQLLEDLDRRDRITASEDELTDLVKEYVADALATQDWPLNDSERRQLVDDLIEETIGVGPLAPLLADPAVTDILVNGPYTVFVERFGQLEATDVRFRDDEHLTRIIGRIAARVGRRIDESSPMVDARLPDGSRVNATLPPVTIDGPTLSIRRFGRRRLRSDDLMRLGMFSPAMLEFLRLAIRGRINMIVSGGTGSGKSTFLGALAEAIPENERIITIEDAAELQLDQRHVVRMETRPPNIEGQGRIVARDLVVNALRMRPDRIIVGEVRSGEALDMMQAMNTGHDGSLTTIHANSSRDAISRLETMVLMAGIDLPARAIREQAVSAIDIIVQVKRYEDGVRRVQSISELVGMEGDTAQLQEIFRFVSTGKANRRITGDFVATGVVPRVAERLRENHVAVPMHLFQPSNDSSSAGSDPADDLDHSDRRRSW, encoded by the coding sequence ATGAGTTTCAATCAATCCACACCGCCAGACGAGAAGCCGTCGGCGCGAGAACTGTTCACACGAACGAGTCTACGTCTGCCTGGTGAGCGAATCCGCGCCGAGTCCTCGCGTCAATCGAGCAGGAGTTTTGCAAGTGCCTCGCCGGGGTCCCAAGCAGGCGGCAACGCATCGTTCGCTTCCGTCAAAGCCGCGATGCACACACAACTGCTGGAGGACCTGGACCGCCGCGATCGGATCACGGCGAGCGAAGATGAGTTGACAGATTTGGTCAAGGAATATGTCGCCGATGCACTGGCGACTCAAGATTGGCCGCTGAATGATTCGGAACGTCGACAATTGGTCGATGACCTGATCGAAGAAACGATCGGCGTCGGGCCGCTCGCCCCGCTGTTGGCCGATCCCGCCGTGACCGACATTCTGGTCAATGGCCCGTACACTGTTTTTGTCGAACGCTTTGGACAACTCGAAGCGACCGATGTTCGCTTTCGAGATGATGAACACTTGACTCGGATCATCGGCCGCATTGCTGCCCGCGTGGGACGACGAATCGATGAAAGCTCGCCCATGGTCGATGCCCGTTTGCCCGACGGCAGTCGCGTCAACGCGACGCTGCCACCGGTAACGATCGATGGCCCGACATTGTCGATTCGGCGTTTCGGCAGGCGGCGGTTGCGAAGTGATGACCTGATGCGTCTGGGGATGTTTTCGCCGGCGATGTTGGAATTCTTGCGTCTGGCGATTCGCGGTCGCATCAACATGATCGTGTCCGGCGGCACCGGTTCAGGTAAGTCGACGTTCCTGGGCGCGTTGGCCGAAGCCATTCCTGAAAACGAACGAATCATCACGATCGAAGATGCGGCGGAACTGCAACTTGATCAACGCCACGTCGTCCGAATGGAGACTCGGCCACCGAATATCGAGGGACAAGGCCGCATCGTGGCCCGCGATTTGGTTGTCAACGCCCTCCGTATGCGTCCGGATCGAATCATCGTCGGGGAAGTTCGTAGCGGCGAAGCACTGGACATGATGCAGGCGATGAATACGGGGCACGACGGTTCATTGACGACGATCCACGCCAATTCATCTCGTGATGCAATCTCCCGTTTAGAAACCATGGTCTTGATGGCAGGCATCGATTTGCCCGCTCGCGCCATTCGCGAACAAGCCGTCTCGGCGATCGACATCATCGTCCAAGTCAAACGATATGAAGACGGTGTTCGGCGAGTGCAGTCGATTTCTGAGTTGGTGGGCATGGAAGGCGATACGGCGCAGTTGCAAGAAATCTTTCGTTTTGTTTCGACGGGCAAAGCCAACCGTCGCATCACAGGTGATTTTGTCGCGACGGGAGTCGTCCCACGGGTGGCTGAACGTTTGCGTGAAAATCACGTTGCCGTTCCCATGCATTTGTTCCAGCCATCCAATGATTCGTCGAGCGCCGGCTCCGACCCTGCCGATGATCTTGACCACTCCGATCGGCGGCGATCATGGTAG
- a CDS encoding AAA family ATPase, which translates to MSITASVLILSTDDKIVSEAKLAFDGLGEDTPRFRLVKQSSHLFEALRTQSISLVLIEFTENPKELTNVVGQIRSASTQTRVAAILRPEGFPESVNESAVLIEAMRCGVCDFLRRPLSTADLSRLMSQTPRSNPTGSSTTSKPLGRVVSFISNKGGVGKSTLSTNAAVAIARRGKQSVLLIDGSIQMGVAAALLDLQPTATLTDLARESDRLDPTMIRQTAAVHSSGLHLLAAPADAVEAMEIDDLLIARIITLARQTYDIVIVDTFPMFDQVVIAALDLSDRVYVVLENVLPTLLGGVKLLNVLERIGYPAERQSVILNRQQRVTGSLSVDDVADRLQRDIDHVLPFDKRVMAAANCGVPVAMATIRFSGFSRALEDLASDVAGHLDSTQSRVALNEQPLVTPDPIAEETPLSSSLGEFER; encoded by the coding sequence ATGTCGATCACCGCATCTGTTTTGATCCTTAGCACCGACGACAAGATTGTCTCAGAGGCCAAGCTCGCGTTCGATGGATTGGGCGAAGACACGCCTCGGTTTCGGTTAGTCAAGCAATCCAGTCATTTGTTCGAGGCACTGAGAACTCAGTCGATTTCGCTGGTACTGATCGAGTTCACCGAAAACCCGAAAGAACTGACAAACGTCGTTGGCCAGATTCGCTCCGCCTCGACTCAAACACGCGTCGCAGCAATCTTGCGTCCCGAAGGCTTTCCCGAAAGCGTCAATGAGTCTGCCGTATTGATCGAGGCGATGCGCTGCGGTGTGTGCGATTTCCTCAGGCGGCCACTTTCGACGGCTGATTTGTCGCGGTTAATGTCTCAAACGCCGCGTTCGAACCCAACTGGCTCATCAACGACGTCCAAGCCGCTCGGCCGCGTCGTTTCATTCATCAGCAATAAAGGCGGTGTCGGAAAATCGACGCTCTCGACCAATGCGGCCGTGGCGATTGCTCGTCGCGGCAAGCAGAGCGTTTTGTTGATCGACGGTTCGATTCAAATGGGCGTCGCAGCAGCCCTGCTGGATCTACAACCGACGGCAACGCTGACCGACCTAGCACGCGAGTCCGACCGACTCGATCCGACCATGATTCGCCAAACGGCGGCGGTCCACTCCAGCGGCCTGCACTTGTTGGCCGCACCTGCCGATGCCGTCGAAGCGATGGAGATAGACGATCTGCTGATCGCCCGTATCATCACGCTGGCTCGCCAAACCTACGACATCGTGATCGTCGACACGTTCCCGATGTTCGATCAAGTCGTGATCGCGGCGTTGGATTTAAGTGATCGCGTTTACGTGGTTTTGGAAAACGTGTTGCCGACGCTATTGGGTGGCGTGAAATTGCTCAACGTCCTGGAGCGGATCGGGTACCCGGCGGAGCGGCAGTCGGTGATCTTGAATCGACAACAAAGGGTCACGGGCAGCTTGTCGGTCGATGACGTGGCTGATCGGTTACAGCGAGACATTGACCATGTGCTGCCCTTTGACAAGCGGGTGATGGCGGCGGCCAATTGCGGAGTCCCCGTGGCGATGGCAACGATCCGATTCAGCGGTTTCAGTCGCGCCCTGGAAGACCTGGCCAGTGACGTGGCGGGACATCTTGATTCAACACAGTCGCGTGTTGCCTTGAACGAACAACCGCTCGTCACACCGGATCCGATTGCCGAGGAAACGCCGCTGTCATCTTCCCTGGGAGAGTTCGAGCGATGA
- a CDS encoding TadE/TadG family type IV pilus assembly protein, whose translation MRCTSAQSARTLALGPLPELTSLVPASPRFARGGDGRGGYVMVLVAMMLFGLFAMAALVIDLGFARLAQRQMQSAADAAALEGLRGEGIVDFEDRQVAAEPFIAWTFADDLNLPIGNPSSVDFGNAASFSGGAGDPGLNASQLMAVDANHSTDVQRSSSPIANNRFSVAVQRGGVVDGDFELLAHGASVPYLFARGSLMDRGRVGNGIATGGVARAEPRPAVRVGPPVSTLPGVVPVAFALADWGASPSNPVTITSDISQGLSIGQAISVGGMVAPPPDGYCVIYEPVTSLVVGFGLLGQPAPVEGVVASRNATASLPAARDTLALLDATRRNAVLNTNSSLTHALNAPVLVRN comes from the coding sequence ATGCGATGCACCTCTGCGCAATCAGCACGCACCTTGGCACTCGGCCCCCTCCCGGAACTTACTTCGCTCGTTCCGGCCTCCCCCCGCTTCGCCCGGGGAGGTGACGGACGTGGCGGCTATGTCATGGTACTTGTTGCGATGATGCTGTTCGGACTCTTCGCGATGGCGGCACTCGTAATCGACTTGGGCTTTGCACGCCTCGCCCAGCGACAAATGCAATCTGCGGCCGACGCGGCCGCGCTCGAAGGCTTACGCGGTGAAGGGATTGTCGACTTCGAAGATCGCCAAGTCGCAGCCGAACCCTTCATTGCGTGGACGTTTGCCGATGACCTCAACTTGCCAATCGGCAATCCAAGTTCGGTGGATTTTGGAAACGCTGCTAGCTTCTCCGGTGGTGCCGGCGATCCGGGGTTGAATGCAAGTCAGTTGATGGCGGTCGATGCCAATCATTCTACAGATGTGCAACGGAGCTCCAGTCCAATCGCAAACAATCGATTTTCGGTCGCGGTCCAACGTGGGGGAGTCGTCGATGGCGATTTTGAACTGCTCGCTCACGGAGCTTCGGTACCTTATCTCTTTGCAAGAGGTTCGCTCATGGATCGAGGAAGAGTCGGCAATGGAATTGCGACAGGTGGTGTTGCGAGAGCCGAACCAAGACCTGCCGTGCGTGTTGGTCCACCGGTTTCAACGCTGCCTGGAGTTGTTCCAGTTGCTTTTGCCCTCGCCGATTGGGGAGCCTCACCGAGCAACCCCGTGACGATCACGTCAGACATTTCTCAGGGCTTGTCTATTGGTCAAGCCATCTCGGTTGGCGGCATGGTGGCTCCACCACCGGACGGATATTGCGTCATCTACGAACCGGTCACATCGCTCGTCGTCGGTTTCGGTTTGCTCGGACAGCCCGCCCCGGTCGAAGGTGTCGTCGCGAGCAGGAACGCAACCGCCAGTCTGCCAGCGGCCCGCGATACTTTGGCATTGCTCGACGCCACCCGGCGAAACGCGGTCTTGAACACCAATTCGTCATTGACGCATGCCTTGAACGCTCCCGTCTTGGTGAGGAACTGA
- a CDS encoding TadE/TadG family type IV pilus assembly protein, producing the protein MNKPAIRRGQSLVEFAVVALVLYMLLAAILTFGHALYVAQGLQGAVDLAAREISRTPLPAVTTFEAVLNDGSLDDVYQNDLLVFDLDTLGGQSFFEDIVPDWPPVNQQLAAVMIVDRPDFDGDGTPDANLIRYPGALLSDPSTPTGFTVGIPLVTGRDATGTETIRWVPVVEEIENDANQDPFSVDSPQQGIVALRINYPFQSASMSSFQPNVAGPFEPTVGTRNVASDDSVNETNAGDRPGGLIGQPLLAGENFAGTYGGQYGLGAQGAFGQTVRPFRRVISAQAIYRREVFAN; encoded by the coding sequence ATGAACAAACCTGCAATTCGCCGTGGTCAATCGCTCGTCGAGTTTGCCGTCGTGGCACTTGTCCTGTACATGTTGCTCGCCGCGATCTTGACGTTCGGTCACGCGTTGTACGTTGCGCAAGGTTTGCAAGGAGCGGTGGATTTGGCGGCGCGGGAGATTTCGCGAACACCGCTTCCCGCAGTGACCACGTTTGAGGCAGTGCTGAACGACGGATCCCTTGACGACGTGTACCAAAACGATTTGCTGGTTTTTGATCTCGACACACTCGGTGGGCAATCGTTCTTTGAAGACATCGTTCCCGACTGGCCTCCGGTGAACCAACAATTGGCAGCGGTGATGATTGTCGACCGACCCGACTTCGATGGCGATGGAACGCCCGATGCCAATTTGATTCGGTATCCGGGTGCGCTACTGAGTGATCCTTCGACGCCGACGGGTTTCACCGTTGGCATTCCACTCGTGACGGGACGCGACGCAACGGGAACGGAAACGATCCGTTGGGTGCCTGTTGTCGAAGAAATCGAGAACGACGCGAACCAGGATCCCTTCAGCGTCGACTCCCCACAACAAGGCATCGTCGCACTGCGAATCAACTACCCGTTTCAGTCCGCGTCGATGAGTAGCTTTCAACCCAACGTTGCAGGGCCATTTGAACCGACGGTCGGTACTCGCAATGTGGCCAGCGACGACAGCGTGAACGAAACCAACGCGGGTGATCGTCCCGGTGGCTTGATTGGACAACCGCTTCTCGCTGGAGAAAATTTTGCGGGAACATACGGCGGGCAGTACGGTTTGGGTGCGCAAGGGGCGTTTGGTCAAACCGTCCGTCCATTTCGCCGGGTCATCTCCGCGCAGGCCATTTATCGACGCGAAGTATTTGCAAACTGA
- a CDS encoding prepilin peptidase, translating into MLPVIASIVLLLLATATVCDLRTREIPDWISVAIGVIAVVVSLMGWWDLEILWVIVGGLLGLLVGLGLFRFAHLGGGDAKLIISLGLLVGPVGLLIVLFGMAIAGGVLSVIAMVRGQKDLAYGPAILAGFVGYLGLVSQI; encoded by the coding sequence ATGCTCCCAGTCATCGCATCGATCGTATTGCTGCTGCTCGCCACGGCGACCGTTTGCGACCTTCGCACTCGCGAGATTCCTGATTGGATTTCCGTTGCGATTGGCGTCATCGCAGTGGTCGTGTCGCTGATGGGGTGGTGGGATTTAGAAATACTGTGGGTGATCGTCGGTGGATTGCTGGGATTGCTCGTCGGTTTGGGTCTGTTTCGCTTCGCACACCTCGGAGGTGGAGATGCAAAACTGATCATCTCGCTGGGTCTGCTCGTCGGTCCGGTCGGACTGCTGATCGTGCTGTTCGGGATGGCCATCGCCGGTGGCGTGCTGTCCGTGATCGCGATGGTTCGCGGGCAAAAGGATCTCGCCTACGGCCCGGCGATTTTGGCCGGGTTTGTCGGCTACCTTGGTTTGGTGTCTCAGATATGA
- a CDS encoding Flp family type IVb pilin, translating into MRKMLRNKKGQGLVEYGLIIAGVALICAAAVSVFGHKTSDLISAVATILPGAHADDNGPITSGKLIETTGADTGAIALDAATIFTNSDTGRLDANVLGADGTAQDGFGGLILEP; encoded by the coding sequence ATGCGTAAGATGCTTCGTAACAAGAAGGGTCAAGGTCTGGTTGAATACGGTTTGATCATCGCCGGTGTGGCATTGATCTGTGCCGCAGCCGTTTCGGTATTCGGTCACAAGACCAGCGATTTGATCTCAGCCGTAGCAACCATCCTGCCAGGTGCCCACGCCGATGACAACGGTCCGATCACCAGCGGCAAGCTGATCGAAACCACTGGTGCCGACACTGGGGCGATCGCTTTGGACGCCGCAACGATCTTTACCAATTCTGACACCGGTCGTTTGGATGCAAACGTCTTGGGTGCGGACGGTACGGCGCAAGACGGCTTCGGCGGTTTGATCCTCGAACCGTAA
- a CDS encoding DUF2946 domain-containing protein, giving the protein MTSFVRPFVISLLCGMAVFGHAPAWLHVAGCDHESHSQVASESVPTTSVSCQHHCCHHAASAVEDAAEDVADSGPRNSTSEHSGHSHDGHDSGSCMICQSLGMPNGIAWQLDSPTIHHDSVERIGISGVLAPESTSLSIPQPRGPPTPLA; this is encoded by the coding sequence ATGACTTCGTTCGTCCGACCATTTGTCATCAGCCTGCTCTGCGGGATGGCCGTTTTCGGCCATGCTCCAGCGTGGTTGCATGTCGCCGGTTGCGACCACGAGAGCCATTCACAGGTTGCATCCGAATCTGTTCCCACCACATCGGTTTCTTGTCAGCATCACTGCTGCCATCACGCCGCGTCCGCAGTGGAAGACGCTGCGGAAGACGTAGCGGACAGCGGTCCCAGAAACTCGACCAGTGAGCATTCTGGCCATTCACACGACGGCCATGATTCCGGCTCCTGTATGATCTGTCAGTCGCTCGGCATGCCCAACGGCATTGCTTGGCAACTGGATTCGCCTACGATCCATCACGACAGCGTTGAGCGGATCGGCATTTCTGGTGTTCTTGCTCCTGAATCGACATCTCTTTCGATTCCACAGCCCCGAGGTCCGCCTACGCCACTGGCGTAG
- a CDS encoding DUF58 domain-containing protein, protein MAIVHDASTGTNLAARLLTTDFCPWANRFVYWLKEPIGWFFLATIINVVVGLYLAPIGWTLAASLTAVMAVGVAWPAIAVRAVSCSLSSDKPQVHEGDPCELRLTTSNRLPIPVWGLAIEGFLDRKSEADGANVPTVALAFVKGFSTATFRFTVRPELRGRYPDGDAVITCSFPFGIWTARRKLKDVSRVTVWPKVFPIAGQTAMVGRRAAEAGEGNRVGRAGEFLGVREYRQGDCMRQVNWVATAKTGDLVVTQRSGPQCPDVDVLVDVGWTSHQDQLSDRIRVAASVLANLHQSTVPLRVHIGKRCLHVRRGWDGLTQMLDALAEIPANGIADSELSHPSRLRAAITISSNHRGDITACISDPSENLRSDSLHTHRVLRRDQDLASQLLSFWTEVRDANLVA, encoded by the coding sequence ATGGCAATTGTCCATGACGCGTCCACGGGCACGAACTTGGCAGCGCGGTTGCTGACCACAGATTTTTGCCCTTGGGCTAATCGTTTTGTTTATTGGCTAAAGGAACCCATCGGCTGGTTCTTTCTCGCAACGATCATCAACGTGGTGGTTGGGCTCTATCTGGCGCCCATCGGTTGGACGCTGGCCGCCTCCCTGACCGCGGTGATGGCCGTTGGGGTTGCGTGGCCAGCCATCGCTGTTCGAGCAGTGAGTTGTTCGTTGAGTTCCGACAAGCCACAGGTACACGAAGGGGATCCTTGTGAGCTGCGACTGACCACAAGCAATCGGCTGCCCATCCCCGTTTGGGGCTTGGCCATCGAAGGTTTCTTGGATCGCAAGAGCGAGGCCGATGGGGCAAACGTCCCGACGGTTGCGTTAGCGTTCGTAAAAGGTTTTTCGACCGCAACCTTTCGATTTACAGTCCGGCCTGAGTTGCGAGGTCGCTATCCCGATGGTGATGCCGTGATCACGTGTTCGTTTCCGTTCGGCATTTGGACTGCCAGACGGAAGCTCAAGGATGTTTCGCGTGTCACGGTTTGGCCGAAGGTGTTTCCGATTGCCGGGCAGACGGCGATGGTCGGACGGCGTGCTGCGGAGGCGGGAGAAGGCAACCGCGTTGGTCGAGCCGGTGAATTCCTCGGCGTGCGCGAGTACCGCCAGGGTGACTGCATGCGTCAGGTGAACTGGGTGGCGACCGCGAAAACCGGCGATCTGGTGGTTACCCAGAGAAGCGGACCTCAGTGCCCCGATGTGGATGTCTTGGTCGACGTCGGTTGGACGTCTCATCAGGATCAACTCTCGGATCGGATTCGAGTTGCCGCCAGCGTGCTGGCGAACCTGCATCAATCGACCGTGCCACTGCGAGTGCACATTGGCAAACGATGCTTGCATGTGCGTCGAGGCTGGGATGGTTTGACGCAGATGCTGGACGCATTGGCTGAGATCCCGGCAAATGGGATTGCTGATAGTGAGCTTTCCCATCCGTCGCGGCTGCGTGCCGCAATCACTATCTCGTCCAATCATCGGGGCGACATCACTGCTTGCATTTCCGATCCGTCTGAGAATCTACGGTCGGACAGTTTGCATACACACCGAGTGCTACGTCGCGACCAAGACTTGGCAAGTCAACTCCTTTCGTTTTGGACGGAGGTGCGAGATGCCAACTTGGTCGCGTAG
- a CDS encoding transglutaminase domain-containing protein gives MPTWSRRRTEVILLSLVAIASVIPLRFHVESRSWFLGEMVTLCVALIAAETARVFGDRSGRAKRVANLATLLLSLTPVLFAFLARRHGSPIAFEMSALTTFGAVSLAVAVSATSHRTRSLSLIISGFLVLFSASISDSPNAALLPIIWMLGCVWHLIANHWERLDLAMPASVERTWSLRPGLLIVTLVVLLAGGYAVKDHVGASRRLAGLMPTSGGSAWSDPAARSGVGTGNFAIAAKDHAESFGAVDSDIFLESTESTLFDMVNDAIGDAIKKNKWERRQAMGNENVIPMHEQAAKSEQGGGTFSTERMPPPKHHHFADAKDASIVQWDGPTGIRLAMQRYDTFDGRDWSQSADLKQDKLVRVDVSGNHWFFEPFMRGVLDRSPDAATVGLLKVIRLQSQRLPVPMLTAGIHIKAVDRQDFFGIEKDGSFFMPGREKVPPLTVIHVAGVGLKEDDIRDNLVVKPAKGASLASCEFLDESTRNVISELVRTAIAGHRVPADQLTACVEKLRHEFTFDRNGESIATSLPEFLQSRRGGDHLFATTAALMAREIGLPSRLATGFYVRDDAFNIAAGHSSVLAEDVHVWAEVQLDDGRWFEIEPTPGYEQPHYQPSWGLTARRFAAAHWPSFAGGMLVVAAGYVTRQVWMDWLLTAMWSLAGWLRPRHRIRLAIRIIETRARMAGHRRPPGKTQRAWLQQLTATDARLASAAERFTDVADALVFGHGNAVSFQGATELVDLLRLRTITALTKERARKKCLTPFVQSTRGAGSRQKGADTYFPLSPNEATS, from the coding sequence ATGCCAACTTGGTCGCGTAGAAGAACAGAAGTCATTCTGCTGTCGCTGGTGGCAATTGCCTCAGTGATTCCACTTCGCTTTCATGTGGAATCGCGGAGTTGGTTTCTTGGTGAAATGGTCACCCTGTGCGTTGCCTTGATCGCTGCAGAAACCGCCAGAGTGTTCGGGGATCGATCCGGCCGCGCCAAACGGGTGGCCAATCTGGCGACATTGCTGCTGAGCCTGACGCCAGTGTTGTTCGCATTCCTTGCGCGGAGGCATGGCTCTCCGATTGCGTTTGAAATGTCGGCACTGACGACATTCGGTGCCGTCTCGCTTGCCGTGGCGGTTTCGGCAACAAGCCATCGCACGCGATCGCTGTCCCTGATCATCAGCGGATTCCTGGTGCTCTTTAGCGCTTCGATCTCAGACAGTCCGAACGCCGCGTTGTTGCCGATCATTTGGATGCTCGGCTGTGTTTGGCACTTGATCGCCAACCACTGGGAGCGTCTCGACTTGGCAATGCCTGCTTCTGTCGAACGCACGTGGTCGCTGAGACCAGGTCTTCTGATCGTCACGTTAGTGGTCTTGCTTGCTGGAGGCTATGCGGTGAAGGATCACGTCGGCGCATCCAGGCGATTGGCCGGTTTGATGCCGACCAGTGGCGGCAGTGCATGGTCGGACCCGGCAGCACGCAGTGGAGTCGGGACTGGCAATTTCGCGATCGCCGCCAAGGATCATGCCGAGTCATTCGGCGCCGTGGATTCAGATATTTTTCTGGAATCAACTGAGTCGACGTTGTTCGACATGGTCAACGACGCGATCGGCGACGCCATCAAAAAGAACAAGTGGGAGCGGCGGCAAGCCATGGGGAATGAAAACGTCATTCCTATGCACGAGCAAGCGGCGAAGAGCGAACAAGGCGGTGGAACGTTCTCGACCGAGCGGATGCCTCCTCCAAAGCATCACCATTTTGCGGATGCGAAAGATGCCAGTATTGTTCAGTGGGATGGCCCCACGGGCATCCGGTTGGCCATGCAACGTTATGACACGTTCGATGGGCGAGACTGGAGCCAGTCCGCAGATTTGAAACAAGACAAGCTCGTTCGCGTCGACGTGAGCGGCAACCACTGGTTCTTTGAACCATTCATGCGTGGTGTCCTGGATCGCAGTCCGGATGCCGCGACGGTCGGTCTGTTAAAGGTCATCAGGCTTCAATCGCAACGACTGCCAGTCCCGATGCTGACGGCGGGTATTCACATCAAGGCGGTCGACCGACAAGACTTCTTTGGCATCGAGAAAGACGGCAGCTTTTTCATGCCCGGACGCGAAAAGGTGCCGCCCTTGACCGTGATCCACGTGGCCGGTGTTGGTTTGAAAGAGGATGACATACGTGACAATCTCGTTGTGAAACCAGCGAAAGGTGCCTCACTTGCGTCATGCGAGTTTCTTGACGAATCCACACGGAACGTGATTTCAGAACTGGTTCGCACCGCGATCGCGGGCCACCGTGTACCCGCCGACCAACTGACTGCTTGTGTCGAAAAATTACGCCACGAATTCACGTTCGATCGCAATGGCGAGAGTATCGCGACTTCGCTGCCCGAGTTCCTCCAATCGCGGCGTGGCGGCGATCATCTTTTCGCGACGACGGCGGCATTGATGGCTCGCGAAATCGGCTTGCCGTCACGTTTGGCAACGGGTTTCTATGTTCGCGACGATGCGTTCAATATCGCCGCAGGTCATTCATCGGTGTTGGCAGAAGACGTTCACGTCTGGGCGGAAGTGCAACTGGACGACGGGCGTTGGTTTGAAATCGAACCGACGCCTGGTTACGAGCAACCACATTACCAACCGTCATGGGGATTGACCGCTCGACGCTTTGCCGCCGCGCATTGGCCCTCATTCGCTGGTGGGATGTTGGTCGTCGCAGCGGGCTACGTGACGCGACAGGTGTGGATGGACTGGTTGCTGACTGCGATGTGGTCATTGGCAGGTTGGCTGCGCCCACGACATCGAATCCGTTTAGCAATTCGAATCATCGAAACGCGAGCACGCATGGCTGGCCACCGCCGCCCGCCAGGAAAAACGCAGCGAGCTTGGCTGCAGCAACTCACCGCCACGGACGCCAGGCTTGCCAGTGCCGCTGAGCGATTCACGGACGTCGCAGACGCTTTGGTTTTTGGCCACGGCAATGCGGTGTCCTTTCAGGGAGCGACCGAGTTGGTCGATCTGCTTCGTCTACGAACCATCACCGCATTGACCAAGGAACGTGCGAGAAAAAAGTGTCTGACCCCTTTTGTGCAAAGCACCCGAGGGGCCGGTTCCCGGCAAAAGGGGGCAGACACTTATTTTCCGCTCAGTCCTAATGAGGCGACGTCATGA
- a CDS encoding AAA family ATPase, translating into MNLITENEFTASASPPDVSSLREYLRGVLLGKEQQIDLVIACLLSRGHLLLDDLPGTGKTTLAKAIADGIHGRLARVQCTPDLMPADITGFSMFNQKTREFEFHPGPVFADVLLADELNRTTPRTQSALLEAMAERQVTIDGEAQSLSPTFFVIATQNPIDSHGAYPLPEAQLDRFAIKLRIGYPDREAQRRILQREVRDWTVASDERAITQSPLSLADLQQLQRTAQSVHVHPRVADYLIDLVEAGRADEAVELGVSPRGMMSWQAIAQAWAMLKGRDFVTPTDVADVAHPVLSVRLLTRGESVDNVINRIMSTVAAPEYK; encoded by the coding sequence ATGAACTTGATCACCGAGAATGAATTCACCGCTTCCGCCTCGCCACCCGACGTTTCCTCGCTTCGGGAATATTTGCGCGGCGTGCTGCTGGGCAAAGAGCAGCAAATCGATTTAGTCATCGCGTGTCTGTTGTCTCGCGGTCATTTGTTGTTGGATGATTTGCCGGGGACGGGAAAGACAACGCTGGCCAAGGCGATCGCCGATGGGATTCACGGGCGGCTGGCGCGCGTGCAGTGCACGCCCGATCTGATGCCCGCAGACATCACGGGCTTCAGCATGTTCAATCAGAAGACTCGCGAGTTTGAGTTTCATCCGGGCCCGGTGTTCGCCGATGTGCTATTGGCTGACGAGTTGAATCGCACGACACCAAGAACTCAAAGCGCTTTGTTGGAGGCCATGGCGGAGCGACAAGTCACGATCGACGGTGAAGCTCAATCGCTGTCGCCGACATTCTTTGTGATTGCGACTCAGAACCCGATCGATTCGCATGGTGCCTACCCGTTGCCTGAAGCCCAGCTTGATCGATTCGCGATCAAGCTGCGGATCGGCTATCCCGATCGCGAGGCCCAGCGACGAATCCTGCAACGCGAGGTTCGCGACTGGACCGTTGCCAGCGACGAGCGTGCCATCACACAATCACCGCTTTCCCTCGCCGACCTGCAGCAGCTACAGCGGACCGCTCAGTCTGTGCACGTTCATCCTCGCGTGGCGGATTATCTGATCGATCTGGTGGAGGCCGGTCGCGCGGACGAAGCCGTCGAACTCGGCGTCAGCCCTCGCGGAATGATGAGTTGGCAAGCGATCGCGCAGGCGTGGGCGATGCTCAAGGGGCGAGATTTCGTTACGCCGACCGATGTGGCCGATGTGGCACATCCCGTTCTCTCTGTTCGCTTGCTGACTCGAGGTGAATCCGTGGATAACGTGATCAACCGGATCATGAGTACCGTTGCTGCACCGGAGTACAAATGA